The window TaaactcttgtttttctttttcctcccagtGTGGGTAGGAATATTAAAAGTctattcttttaattttggtGAGTCAGATAGCTTTTCAGATCTTATACCAGAGGTGTTGAAGTATGATTAATAGTTTACAAAACAAAATTTGCCATGGAAACAATAATTaacttgtttttttactttttgaagttGATACTTGTGGATTTTCTTGTTGAAGTTTCTTACAATTTTATTCCCTCCTTTACACATAAATACTGGATTTAAGTGACTTTGCAGATTGTTCAAACACTGGCTTTCTGTCATTCAAAATATCAATAGTGGTTCAAAGGGAACCACTTGAGGGCCCACTGGATTCTTCCTGGGGGCCGCCTCCTGCAGGTGTCCTCCCTGCTCACACCCACCATTTAAATTACCTTTAAACTGAAAAGCTCCAGCTCTGGAAAGCTGGGGGTGTAGGTGCACATGGGGAAGGGGAGACACCCCTTTTGAGGTTTTAGTTGTGGTTCCCTGGGCCTGTTTCTAGGGTGGAGTTTTGCATTGACAGTATCTGCACTCAAAAGTATAATTTGTGCACATTGCGAAAGTCTGTGAAAGTCAGGAGTCTTGTGTCtgtacctcccctcctctcactgaataagcaaaaagaaaaccaaacaaggccctggctggttggcttagcggtagagcgttggcctggcgtgcgggggacccgggttcgattcctggccagggcacataggagaagcgcccatttgcttctccaccgcccccctccttcctctctgtctctctcttcccctcctgcagccagggctccattggagcggggatggcccgggcgctggggatggctccttggcctctgccccgggcgctggagtggctctggtcgtggcagagtgacgccctggtgggcagagcattgcccctggtgggcgtgccgagtggatcctggtcgggcgcatgcgggagtctgtctgactgtctctccccgtttccagcttcagaaaaaaaaaaaaaaaaaaatttgtatagaaTTTCTCCAAAGTGCTCTGTACCCTGACATTAAAGAGCACTAAAGATTTAAAGTGATCACAATAAAAATGTAGCAAATTCCGTGTGCTCATGAGGAAGTAAGTGTGGCCAATAAATAAGTCGGACAACCACCAAGTCATAGAATAAATGTTGGGGGCCACATGTCATATGTGAATTTCTTATGCATTATGTATAGACTCTCAGTGCTCTCTGTCTCACCCATCGTCCTATACATATGTGGGATATTTTAGGACTCAGTGGCCTTGGAGGATGTTAATGTGAAGTTCACCATGGAAGAGTGGGCTTTCCTGGATCCAATCCAGAAGAAACTCTACAGAGATGTGATGCAGGAAACCTTCAGGAACCTGGCCtcaataggtagggatgacaatTTCTTAGTTATTTAGTTGATTAGAAAATTATAGTGTTGCTTGCTCATCAATGCTGATTTAAGAAGTGAAATGTGGAAAAGGAATACATTGATAATTAAACTAGGTATGATCACAGCTTATCATGGACCTAAAATCTAACCATTTCCTATGTTCTTTAATAGTTTATATTGCTTTTTTCTAGCAtatgttttagaagaaaaatgggaagagcatGACAGTGAAGATCAGTATGAAAATCATGGGATGAATCTTAGGTGAGTCACCTACATGAGAAAGCAGTGTCCCACAAGAGAAACTTATTAtgacatcaaattttaaaaacaggcaaaCCAATCTAATCAGCCCAGCTtccaattaattcattcttaGAATACTTTTatcaatacatttttctctaatatgACCTAGAtgtttagtgtataaaaataagtatacTTGGAAACAGTATACAGAAACACCATTAATAAATATTACTGTTTTCATAATATCTATGATCAAGCCGTTTTTCATAGTTTTTAGTATATCCACATTCAGACAATCAGAATGTGCAGAAACCCTACACTTTTCTTGAAAAgtggtaaaaatgtcactgttataatattaatgaatataaaattactaATAAACAAAGTATTAATAATATGCTTCTGATTTTTACAGCAGTCCTGTGGCAGAGACACTCTGTGAAAGGAAGTTagatagtcagtgtggagaaacCGTCAGCCAGATTCCAAATCATAGTGAAAAGAAGGAGGCTCCTGCTGATATAAAACTGCCTCAATCCAGCCTGTGTAGCCAAGTCTTCGtgtatcctttattttttaacagccATGTGAGATCTTCTACTGGACTTCAACTGTACCAGCGTCAGGAACATGAAGAAAAGCCTTACAAATGTAAGGAGTGTGGGAAAGCTTTTCACAATCGCCGGTATAGTCGAATACATGAAAGGGCACACAGTGGAGGACGGCCCTATGAATGTACAAAATGCGGTAAAGCCTTCACTTATTTAAGTAACTTATATAGACATCGGAGAATGCATAAAGGAGATAAATCctatgaatgtaaggaatgtggtAAGAGCTTCTGTTCTTCCAGCTCCCTTGGAAAACATGAAAGTATTCATCCTGGAAAGAGAACCCATGTTCAGGAGAAACCCTATGAGTGTAAGAAGTGTGGGAAAGCCTTGAGTTCTCTCACCACATTTCAAAGACACATGATAAAGCACACTAATGATGGACCTTTTAAATGTAAGGAGTGTGGGAAAGAAATCAGGTGTCTAAGAAACTTTCTAAGTCATGAAATgatacacagtggagaaaagcCCTATGAGTGTaaggagtgtgggaaagccttcacttCTCTCAGATATCTTCAAAAACATCAAAGAAATCATAATGGAAAGAAGCCCCATGAATGTAAGAAATGTGGTAAAACTTTCTATTATCCCATTTCCCTTAGGAGTCATGAAAGAACTCATactggggagaaaccctatgaatgtaaacACTGTGAGAAAGCCTTTAGTTGTCCCGCTTGCTTtcaatttcatgaaaaaaattcatAGTGAAGAGATACCATATCAATGTAggcaatgtggcaaagcctttagttGTCTAACGTACTCTCAAATATGTGAaagaacacacagtggagaaaagccCTACGAATGTGCAAAATGTGATAAAGGCTTCAGTTTCTCAAGCAGTTTTCAGAAACACGTGCAAACACATTGCAGAGAGAAACCCTGCTGACATAAAGATGTGGAAGAGCCATCATTTGTCTTTCAGCTGTGCTGTCATGTCTGATAATCCAGATTGGAGAGGTCCCCTATAACTGTATAAATGCAAAgaatgttagaaaaataaattttccaatttattagaaagaatgaaagaattcACACTGAAGAAAAGCCCTATCATTGTAAAGATTGTAGAAAAGGCTTTAGTCATTCCTGTTCTTTACAAAGTCATGAAAGAACTCACACTTAAAATCTACAGCCTGACCGGGGgggatgcagtggatagagcatcggactgggatccggagaacccaggttgaaactccaaggctgctggcttgagcgtgggctcaccagtttgagtgcagggtcgctggcttgaccgtgggatcatagacatgaccccatgatcaccagcttgagcccaaaggtcactggcttgagcaaaggatcactcactctgctgcagcccccagtcaaggcacatatgaaaaagcaatcaatgaacaactaaagagactaaggagctgcaatgaagaactgatgcttctca is drawn from Saccopteryx leptura isolate mSacLep1 chromosome 1, mSacLep1_pri_phased_curated, whole genome shotgun sequence and contains these coding sequences:
- the LOC136378540 gene encoding LOW QUALITY PROTEIN: zinc finger protein 627-like (The sequence of the model RefSeq protein was modified relative to this genomic sequence to represent the inferred CDS: deleted 1 base in 1 codon), with protein sequence MSCGLSVVSGAVGAGGWGSVRLLSVCPSRSGCARDHVPLPLKHHVAQPPSVELRAALVRGVVGRPPADPGNLDMDSVALEDVNVKFTMEEWAFLDPIQKKLYRDVMQETFRNLASIAYVLEEKWEEHDSEDQYENHGMNLSSPVAETLCERKLDSQCGETVSQIPNHSEKKEAPADIKLPQSSLCSQVFVYPLFFNSHVRSSTGLQLYQRQEHEEKPYKCKECGKAFHNRRYSRIHERAHSGGRPYECTKCGKAFTYLSNLYRHRRMHKGDKSYECKECGKSFCSSSSLGKHESIHPGKRTHVQEKPYECKKCGKALSSLTTFQRHMIKHTNDGPFKCKECGKEIRCLRNFLSHEMIHSGEKPYECKECGKAFTSLRYLQKHQRNHNGKKPHECKKCGKTFYYPISLRSHERTHTGEKPYECKHCEKAFSCPACFQFHEKNHSEEIPYQCRQCGKAFSCLTYSQICERTHSGEKPYECAKCDKGFSFSSSFQKHVQTHCREKPC